In Megalobrama amblycephala isolate DHTTF-2021 linkage group LG21, ASM1881202v1, whole genome shotgun sequence, the genomic stretch AAGACATAACCAAGCAAGTAGACCAGAACCAGAGCAGCCCTGGTTACTGTTAGAGCAAGACGGACAACCTGCAGAGTCTCTGAGAGTCCAAGGCGATTGATTTCTTGGATGTAGGCAGTGAGGATAAAAGCTAGATTAGGGATGGAGAGAATAAGCAGCACAGGAAGCACAGCAGGACCTCGAGTCCTTCTGTAAACTGTTCTTTGTAAGGCCAAAACGGCCCCAAAATGAACCATCCAGGCCAGTATGCCACATCCATCGGCTAAGACATCCAGATAAATGTCTGGGGCCTGGAGCTTAAAAACCAGGAACAAGTCTCCAATAAACATGAGAGCCAACAGCACGGTCGATGCGGTCCTGAAGCCCCAGCCAATGGGAAGGGAGGATACAATATGGGTAAGTCTGTGGGgaataaaacaagaattgttatacatacatacatacatacatacacacacatatacatacagtatatctaTAAAGATTGtttgaaattttatttgaaagtaatttaaaaagtatttgGCCATCAATATAATTAACATATAATGAaagatataaaaacaaaatttgttCAGGACTTGATTTAACAACCAGTATTGACTGGATCATGACTAAAGTTGCGGTCACATTTGCAAAATTTTGGCTAAATTTTAGGGCAAAAAAGGTCTATCGTCTATAATTGCCAAAAGTGAAGAGATGAAGTGCGGCTCACTTTTAAAACAATCAATttttctgttggtcagcacaGCGAATTCTGCATGACCATCTAGAACctagtataaataaaatggtaaatATGACCGTCTCTTTAGAATAAgatcatattttgtttttttatatgcaAGTAAACagggtccattttgatttcatgacacATTGACTTTCACAAGATTTTCACatacacactaccattcaaaagtttaggggttggtaagatttttttatgtttttgaaagaaacctCTTATGCCCACAAATGgccacatttatttgataaaaatacagtaaaatagtaatattttgaagttactacaatttcaaataactatttttgtcatgctaatattctgatttgctgctcaagaaatatttcttattagtatcaatgttgaaaacaattttgAAAACATAAAACAGGATTTgataaaagttcaaaagaacagcattagtttgaaaatgttttataacattatgtctttactgtcacttttgatcaatgtaatgcatcggtgctaaataaaagtattaatttcttttgggaaaaaaatcttactaatcccaaatttttgaatggttGTGTATTTCAGCATAAGCCTTATATAATAAACACTCACCTGGGCACACTAATGTAACAGGCACTGATGATAGCAATAACAGCGTGTAACAGTGATCCCAACAGAAGCTGGTTGACACAGGGACTGATGGTGCCATTCTGCCACACAGGAAATGGTCTGTCTAAATTTGTGTGACAGAGCTCTGATATGAACTCAGCTGCTCCAAACACACCTGTATTTCCCCCCATGGCCCTTTGAAGACCCCTGAGGGCTGAAATAAGGTCCTAGGGCAAAAGGGTTTGGAATGTGAAGTTCAGGCAAAGTGCATTGACAGTTCCTTACCTAACCAAACAAAACCTAGTGAGCAGCCTACCTGGGCAGCACCTATGTTGTCCAGACGTGCTGTCTGGGTAGGCAGCTCCCTAGGTTTTAAAACAGAGCCAATGTCACGTCTTAATAATTTTAGTCAGAATATTTTCTAATTACTCTGTCAGACATTTCAGAAATACAATATGTTTCAGCAACGGGCAGTGCATTTAAGTTTCTTGGTTGAAACAAATTATGTGACCTTATACATAGTAGGACGTGCTTTAGTTTCTGTCTACAATTCTGTAGTCACGTAATATGAATTCTACTTCTTACCTGTGAGCAACCGGTAATGTTTTTATTCTCCAGGCATCTCGCACGTCAGCGCGGAGCGTGAAGCCATTAGCCAAACACTGCGAGTGGGTGACTCACCTTCAAAATAAAGGCCCCCAAGCAACGTCATATTATCCAAGAATAACAtccaaaaatgttaataattactTATCTTCATGTAATTCCAAACCCGACTTTCTTTATTAACTGTAGAAGCAAGTAAATGTTAGGCAGAATGCCAAAggtgctcttttccatacaatgaaagtaaatgaaAATTGGGGCTGCAAGCTGTCAAAAATAATAGTATGTGAAAGATTCTAgagtacaaaaaataaatatgtgtaAAGGTTGCTGAGTTGCACAGATCAAATGACAaataagttaaagggttagttcacccaaaaatgaaaattctgtcatttattactcaccctcatgccgttccacacccgtaagaccttcgttaatcttcagaacacaaattaagatattttagttgaaatccgatggctccgtgaggcctgcataggaagcaatgatatttcctctctcaagatccataaaggtactaaaaacacatctaaatcagttcatgtgagtacagtggttcaatattaatattataaagcgacgagaatatttttggtgcaccaaaaaacaaaacaaaataacgacttatatagtgatggctgaattcaaaacactgcttcaggaagcatcggagcataatgaatcagcgttcattctcgttgctttataatattaatattgaaccattgtactcacatgaactgatttagatgtgtttttagtatctttatggatcttgagagaggaaatgtcattgctcccttatgcaggcctcacggagccatcggatttcaactaaaatatcttaatttgtgttccgaagattaacaaaggtcttacgggtgtggaacggcatgagggtaagtaataaatgaccgaaattttcattttgggtgaactaaccctttaactcatCTGCGGAAATGGGGTCATACAGTGTCCAAAAAGGCCCTTGACAACTTGTTAAATCTCTGCAGGATTGCCATGGCAATAAAGCTCATTATGATTTAGATTCttctttgttttacatttgattgcATTATTGAAATTTATTAGTGCTATcatgtaatttgtttatttgttcttattttattactgactatGTTTGTTAGTCTAGTAGTTTTGTTGTTGTATAAAAAATGGAATcaagaattgtgaaatttcactggTGTGTAAAATGTGGGTGACATGATAaccttatttattaaaataaaatagaagattacatgggtcaaaaacaaacaaaaaaaaaaccataagAACTATAGaaactgagagaaaaaaatacatttaatagaCATCAGTAGCAGTACTGATATCGGTGGTACTGGCCTTCAATAGTATTTGAAAAACATgtcaataaacaaattattaaaatatgccATCtcatgttgtttctacattaactTGGAGATTCTATGTAAAATTACGTAttgcaatataaaaatatattacaaatttTAATAACACCTCTCTTCTGCGCAGATTCTCCCCAATCTCTTCAGTTCAACACTATAGTGGACTTACCAGAGATGTGCTGGGCTTTAAAGATAAACTTTGACTTCACTTAGTTCACAGTGCAAGGAGATTGGAGGCTGCAtacttattttatatattgtataatgttGACTGAATGTGAATCAATGTGCCTTTAGTCTAGATGATGTTCAGTGTACAGATCACAAATCATCACACAAATCGCTATCTACATATTTATTAGGTTAATAGCTGTTTTGTGTCATTGTCCTGGATGACTCCACTATTAAAATTATGAGTGGATGGTGCAATACTCAACTAACCAAACTAACTTGAACTATTTACAATATGCATCCCTAGGTGAGTAGTTCTGCAAGACGCTAAAACTACTGCCTCAAGCCAAAGTGCCAGACGCAACCAAGGCCAGCCAGTCCTGCAAGACGCTAAGGCTGGAGGAGGGATGGAGTGGCCACTCATTTCAGACCGCCAGACGCGAAGGCTGTCCCTCTTTTCCATGACCTACGAGGTGACCTGAAACACAATTAGAATTTGTACAAATTAGACAAACATATTTTataaggtttaaaaatacaccTTGCCATTTATGCAGGTACTGAATGATACTGAATGGTCTTCCATcttcatgtgtatatatatatatatatatatatatatatatatatatatatactgtgtattatattatgttatattacgTTTTCTGCACAGAAAGTGGAAAGATCTTGGCAAGGATCTTGCTGTTCAAGTTTCATGATGTCTTGAGTGGGACAGTCAAACCACTTCACAAGCTGGATGATGTTGGGACAGGCCAGAGCTGCATTTACCCGCTTCATTAGTGCGACCTCCAGAGGCACCAGACCCTGGCCATCCTGCAAtagtagaagaaaaaaaaaaacatgctccAATATCTCCATGGGTATACGACTGAGTGCTGATGTATGCGTGCATGAAGACCAAAAAGATGTTAACTTACAACTTTCAGTTCCATGGTATCCTCATCTTTAGTGGCGTATTTGATTGCAACCTGCAAAGAGATACACTTAAGCACATGGATAATTTATGATAGgataatttatttcaaatggTCAGCTGAAAGCTTACTGGCAATCGATCGAATCTGCGGGTCCCTGCATACACGGATCTGAAACTGCCTTCTCCCAGCAAATGGCCCTTTTTGTACGCCTTTTTTGGGTATCCTGCAACATATCACAAGAAATGTCTTGTTAGACAAGTGATAAAACATGTTAGAATAACAAAGAATAGTAAATGAGCAATGTTtctttaaccctataaagcctatTGTGTTATTTGATACACaaatttctaaggcctctaaaGGATCAATATGATccaaactttgctgaaaaaacTGTTGTtcacaatataatttttaaGCAAGTAAAAGAGCTGTTAAGCTAATTCTAAAAATACTCACCTACGAGTCATGATACACATCTGTGAAATCTGTAGTGATATTTATCAAGCAATTTCAGCATTAACTGTTCTGGATGCATATTAAGCATAAGCATAAGCCTGACCTTTGCGACTGCGTTTTGCAGGGCTGTCATGAGAGGTGGAGGGATGTGCTTCCTCTTGCCTTCTCTTCCTCTGAGCCAGGCCTGTGACATAATTATATCTGTTTGTACAAACAATATAGCATACACAAACAATAATAGCATAACATGCTAAAACTAGACCagtaataaatcaataaaacattCAAACACTCACCCTGTTGTGTCTCTATGCTGTTGGCCATCAAAATGAATATCCtcaacttaaaaaataaaactctcCTTGAATAAAATCACTATCTTATGAACtccttcaaaataaaaattctctaAGAAATAGAGAAATTGatcaaaacaaattaaaatgaataaataaggaACAAATAATAAAACGAAACTCTCCAAACTCCTTGAAAAACCAATGCAAATCTCAATGGAAAAATCGCACTCAGACTCTGCACAGAAAAGTCTCTAGATGTCGCCAAAGTAGCGCCGTCAACCCAACAATCAAAAATCGATGAGTTTAAGGTTATATACCTGGAATTCATAACACGCGTTACTATAGCAAATGATTTTCGAATTACGCATATGACCTGGTAAACTTAAGTGGCTCCTCTTTTTGTGTCCTTTTGGATGCTAAAGGTGGCTCGAGAAGCCTGTGGTTTCAAGACAGTAACTTTGCAGAGCTTTGCATTGTTGCTCACCAACTCCTTCAAGTTAAAGGGGTCACATGATGgtattttaaatagtatttaATAATGGTATAAATGGTATTAAATGGTATTTAATAGTAAATGGtatttaatgatattttaaataggttaacatgctttaatgttcaaaaaactttttttttataatactgtcaagggcgtagatttggtttcaactttgggggggttgaatgttggtatggttgtattgtattggggggggttgtaactgatggctttgaatattgggggggttaccTCAGACATATCTGTTCCTCTCATGTCACGGTCGTGTCATGGTCATTCACGCGAAGAGATCTCTCTCGAGCTTGGACTGTTTTTTGGTAAGCAACTGCTCCGAGCTACAGCTGTGTCTCGGGAATTTATTTAGGATTATATGGATTATATGGATTTTGGATTCATCATTggatttttaatgcattgtaatCTTTCATCGGATTCAGATACCCTCTGGTTATCCAGGGTTTCAATGGAATTGATTACTACTAGCAGTTGAATATGTTATGTGAACTCAGTGGTTAAGCTGGTTTCTATCAACACCACATGTAGTATTGCCTGTCATCTTAGATGACAACATCATATGAATGCTTACTGGTAAACCAGAGTGATATTCGGTTAACGGGGTTACCGTAGCAACAACTGTAATGACTTATTCTTCAACGCTGCTGTTTCTTTGTCACTAATATCTTATTATTATCCCATTGGTTGACCAGGGGTTTTTCATTTACTGGTATGGGAAGTTATGGCAGTCTCCTACTCTCTTTGCTCAGATCCAATGGAACTTATGGATGCCCATATTCAATGTCTCACTTGGTTAAGCACTGATCACCTCGGAGATGCTTTAGTAGATCCATGCCCTGAGTGTAGTTCTGTCCTTGGAGGTGAGATAGCATTGACTGGTTAAATTGGATCCTGAATTTCAAATTCCTGCTTCACCAACTAAGATGACAATGCAAGTGGGCAAGCAATTGGCCACTAGAAATAAAAAGCCTTCGAAGAGGAAGCAAACCCCCTTGGTTACATTGGCCTATCAAGTAGCTGAGCTGGCAAGCACAGTTCATGGCATTCAAGACTTATTATCAATGCCACCTACTCATTGGAATTTGAGCGAGAGGACAAGGGCATGTGTGTCGGCCTCTCCATTGCCCAGGTGTGAGCAGGCATTTAGTTTTTCCAGAGATGAACCAGACACCTTGTCTCTTGCGGCTTCTGACTCGTTAGATAATGATGAGCATTACTATTATACACACTTGGATGAAGCATCTTCACATTGCCAGTCTCAGTGTTCCCGTAGTGATAACGGTTCAAGCCTGAAGGTTACTGCTGCTTCAGTGGTATTCTCACTGCAGGATACCCTCAAGATGGTGTTTGCTAAATTGTATTTAGACCCACCTCTTCCTGTGGGCCATTCAAGCCTCTTGCATCGCCCAGTCTCTCAGCAAAAGGATTTATTAATGCCTAGCTGTCCTGACTTTACAAAGGTTGTTTTTTCTGCATTTTGGTCAGCTCTTATCCAAACTGGATCATGTGGCTTGGTAATGACTGAGGTAACATGCCCTTGGTAACATGCCTCCAGTAGAGCTGTGCATTTCTTCCCTGGTGGTATTGACAGATGAATCTCTTAGAGAGGATCTTCCGTGCCCCGGCCCAGAATGTAGACATGCTGATGATCTGTTTGTCAGAATTTATAACACTGTCTTCAGACTTAAGCCTTCAAATTCAATGACTCATCTATTGTTATCATTCCATTCTACTGTGAACATTACTCCACCAACATTACTCCACCAGACAATACTGCATCAGTGTTGCTTGATGCTTCCATGCAGGCCTTGGGTTCGATTGCTTTCTCTATTAGGAAGGCTGTTGGGCTTACTACACAAGCTAGGAGGCAGGTTTGGCTAGCACAGTTTAAACTCCCAGAAGCTTGCCGTAACAGTCTTCGCCAGCCACCGTGTTTACCTGGACAGGTTTTTGGTCCAGTGTTCGTGCAGTGGAGTCTCATTCCCAGCACTTTGAGCACAGTGTAGTTGTTATGGGCCATCCACACATCGAATGCCTGTACGTCACATAACCCAACTCCAACACCTGCTAGGACAGTCTCACAGGCATCTTGTGCTTGCTTTAGACAACCTACCCcctaaaaataatgaaatcGCTCTCTGTTGTCACTAATGGTCCAGAGTCTGTGATGGGTCACTTTCCAACCTCTCAACTACAGCTTTGGAGAGGGATTATGAACAACAAGTGGCTCATTGACATACTTGAGATGAGCTACTGTCTTCAGTTCCATCACAGACCCCCATTATGCACACATACTTGACCCACAGTGGTTCGTCAAACTCTCGCTATATCTTTGGAGCTCTTGAAGCAACTGGAGAAGGGTGTGATAGAGCTAGTAAACCCCCAAATCCACCCTGGGGgatttcattcaaaatatttcataaaaaatactCGTTTGCAAGAAAGATGGAAATTTCAGGCCTGTCCTGGACCTCAGATGCAGGAGTCTCAAACACATTCCTTTCTGCATGCTGCCTGTCATAGATGTCCTGCCATCAAAAGTCATCAAACCATGCAAGTGGTTTACTTTTGTGGATCTGAAGGATGCATATTTCCACATCACTATTGCACCTCATCACAGAAGATTTCTTCTGTTTAAGTTCCAAGGCAGGACATACCAATATCGAGTTCTACCATTTGgcctctccctctctccctgTGTTTTCACACAATGTATCCAAACGGCAGTAGAACCTCTACAGTGGGAGGGCATGTTGATTCTCCCATACCTGGATAACTGGTTGCTCTGTGCCAGGTCACCTCAACAGGCTGCCAGCAACGCACAGCGCCTACTAGAGCATGTCACCTTGCCTTGCCTGTGCCTTAGGAGTGGAAGTAAACCTACAGAAAAGCTGTCTTACTCCATGCCAGTCAATACGCTTCCTGAGATTGCATCTAGACTCTTAAGCAATGAGGGCCACCCTCACAGCATGCAGGAGGCAGGCTATATGGGGAGCCATAGTGAAGTTCCAATATCAATGCAAGCTACCTGATTTCAGTTTCCTATGGCACCCTAAGACACTTCAGACAGGAGTAATCAGGGAGGCACATTCTGGTGTGGACAGAAAATACCATGGTGGTGTTCTTAATCAACCGCCAAGGGGCTATCTTGCCTTCGACTTTCACAAGTGCTGCTGATGTGGGTGAACAAGCACTTTCTGTCTATCAGAGTGGCACACATTCCTGGTCACTGCAACAGCATTGCAGATTCACTCTCTTGTTTGGGTCCAAAGCCAGGGGAGTGGTGTCTGCACAGAGCAATCATTCAGTCA encodes the following:
- the LOC125256419 gene encoding serine/threonine-protein kinase pim-3-like, which produces MANSIETQQGLAQRKRRQEEAHPSTSHDSPAKRSRKGYPKKAYKKGHLLGEGSFRSVYAGTRRFDRLPVAIKYATKDEDTMELKVDGQGLVPLEVALMKRVNAALACPNIIQLVKWFDCPTQDIMKLEQQDPCQDLSTFCAENVTS